The following proteins are encoded in a genomic region of Synechococcus sp. CBW1002:
- a CDS encoding response regulator transcription factor: MGTPEHEGGDRSLALLQARGDLLRVLLRPHPVLVCMYPRLLMLSIQSGLRAQTAAPGLRITASLSEADALVREADRPQLILVTELLADGPGLDLIRLAKAQTLAHRCLLVLTHNRRALVEAAIEAGTDVIVLEGSIGQGGAFVYGVERLCRGEIFVDPAIRASLETGEESPEAPAPDAGSGRCTLSPRELSILALVAQGLSNKEIGARLHIAPSTARDHVRNILRRLSVTNRAAAAVEAFRLGYLR; this comes from the coding sequence ATGGGCACTCCGGAACACGAAGGGGGCGATCGATCCCTGGCGCTGCTTCAGGCCCGCGGAGATCTGTTGCGGGTGCTGCTGCGCCCCCATCCCGTGTTGGTGTGCATGTACCCGCGGCTGCTGATGCTCTCCATCCAAAGTGGGTTGCGCGCCCAGACCGCCGCCCCGGGGCTGCGCATCACCGCCTCCCTGTCAGAAGCCGACGCCTTGGTGCGAGAGGCCGATCGGCCCCAGCTGATCCTGGTCACGGAGCTGCTGGCCGATGGCCCTGGGCTGGATCTGATCCGGCTGGCAAAGGCCCAGACCCTGGCGCACCGCTGTCTGCTGGTCCTGACCCACAACCGCAGGGCGCTGGTCGAGGCCGCCATCGAGGCCGGCACGGATGTGATCGTGCTGGAAGGCAGCATCGGGCAGGGGGGCGCATTCGTCTACGGCGTCGAGCGCCTCTGCCGTGGCGAAATCTTCGTGGACCCGGCGATCCGCGCCAGTCTTGAGACAGGCGAGGAGTCCCCTGAAGCGCCCGCTCCCGATGCGGGAAGCGGGCGCTGCACCCTGTCACCCCGCGAACTCTCGATCCTGGCGCTGGTGGCGCAAGGCCTGAGCAACAAGGAAATCGGCGCCCGTCTGCATATCGCCCCCAGCACGGCCCGCGATCACGTGCGCAACATCCTGCGGCGCCTGAGCGTCACCAACCGGGCTGCCGCGGCTGTG
- a CDS encoding ABC transporter ATP-binding protein → MVDEPSAPAAPGPSAQPVLRIANLVVRYPLSDRPTLDGLDLSLAPGDRLALVGPSGCGKSTVARAVQQLLPQGSLCSGQLEVAGVDPRQLKRPALRRLRGEAIGLVFQDPMTRLNPLLTIGEHLSDTLEAHRAHWLTGAPMGASRRRRAVRQRAEALLTRVGIGVERYGSYPHEFSGGMRQRLAIALALALAPKLVVADEPTTSLDVAVASQVMAELTSLCQEAGSALLLISHDLAMAGRWCDRIAVLDQGRLVEEAPSHQLLTAPASPLTRRLVSKARAREGLRSSAPVDAPLLLELEELRSWHPLPSLPWQQRWLKAVDGVSLRLLEGETIGVVGASGCGKSSLCRALMGLAPVRGGAVRLQGRDLRQLGGRELRRARRRIQMVFQDPLACLNPQMPVGEAIADPLLIHRLASRSAARQRARELMEAVGLTPAEDFEHRRPRQLSGGQQQRVAIARALILEPKVLLCDESVSMLDAEVQADVLALLRRLQAELGLGLLFVTHDLSVASGFCHRVIVLDGGRIVEEGPGAQLLRHPQAAITRILVDACPRLPALAA, encoded by the coding sequence ATGGTCGACGAGCCTTCTGCCCCTGCCGCACCAGGGCCATCAGCCCAACCGGTGTTGCGGATCGCGAACCTGGTGGTGCGCTATCCCCTCAGCGACCGCCCCACCCTGGATGGCCTCGATCTGAGCCTGGCACCGGGAGACCGCCTCGCCCTGGTGGGCCCCTCCGGCTGCGGCAAGAGCACTGTGGCCCGAGCCGTGCAGCAGTTGCTGCCCCAGGGCAGTCTCTGCAGCGGCCAACTGGAGGTGGCCGGGGTGGATCCGCGGCAGCTGAAGCGCCCTGCCCTGCGGCGGCTGCGGGGTGAGGCGATCGGCCTGGTGTTCCAGGACCCGATGACCCGGCTGAACCCCCTGCTCACCATCGGCGAGCACCTCAGCGACACTCTCGAGGCGCACCGTGCCCACTGGCTCACGGGGGCACCGATGGGCGCCTCCCGGCGGCGCCGGGCCGTGCGGCAACGGGCCGAAGCGCTGCTGACCCGTGTGGGTATCGGCGTGGAGCGCTACGGCAGTTACCCCCACGAATTCAGCGGCGGCATGCGACAGCGCCTGGCCATCGCCCTTGCCCTTGCCCTGGCGCCGAAACTGGTGGTGGCTGATGAACCCACCACCAGCCTGGATGTGGCGGTGGCGTCCCAGGTGATGGCCGAACTCACCAGCCTCTGCCAGGAGGCCGGCAGCGCCCTGCTGCTGATCAGCCACGACCTGGCGATGGCGGGCCGCTGGTGTGATCGCATCGCGGTGCTCGATCAGGGGCGGCTGGTGGAGGAGGCCCCCTCCCATCAGCTGCTCACGGCACCGGCCTCTCCCCTGACCCGCCGCCTGGTGAGCAAGGCCCGCGCCCGCGAAGGTCTGCGGAGCAGCGCCCCCGTAGACGCCCCGCTGCTGCTGGAGCTGGAGGAACTGCGCAGCTGGCATCCCCTGCCGTCACTGCCCTGGCAGCAGCGCTGGCTCAAGGCGGTGGACGGGGTGAGTCTGCGCCTGCTGGAGGGCGAAACCATCGGCGTGGTGGGGGCCTCGGGCTGCGGCAAGAGCAGCCTCTGCCGGGCATTGATGGGGCTGGCCCCGGTGCGGGGTGGCGCCGTGCGCCTGCAGGGGCGGGATCTGCGCCAGCTGGGCGGCAGGGAGCTACGGCGGGCCCGCCGGCGCATCCAGATGGTGTTCCAGGATCCGCTGGCCTGCCTTAACCCCCAGATGCCGGTTGGGGAGGCGATTGCGGATCCCCTGCTGATCCACCGCCTGGCCAGCCGCAGTGCAGCCCGCCAGCGGGCCCGGGAGTTGATGGAGGCCGTGGGGCTGACGCCCGCCGAAGACTTCGAGCATCGACGCCCCCGCCAGCTCTCGGGCGGTCAGCAGCAGCGGGTGGCGATCGCTCGCGCCCTCATCCTGGAGCCGAAGGTGTTGCTCTGCGATGAGAGCGTCAGCATGCTCGATGCCGAGGTGCAGGCCGACGTGCTGGCCCTGCTGCGCCGCCTGCAGGCGGAGCTGGGCCTGGGCCTGCTGTTCGTGACCCACGATCTCAGCGTGGCCAGCGGCTTCTGCCACCGGGTGATCGTGTTGGACGGAGGACGGATCGTGGAGGAGGGGCCGGGAGCCCAGCTGCTGCGGCATCCCCAGGCGGCGATCACCCGCATCCTGGTGGACGCCTGCCCCCGGTTGCCTGCCCTGGCGGCGTGA
- a CDS encoding bifunctional (p)ppGpp synthetase/guanosine-3',5'-bis(diphosphate) 3'-pyrophosphohydrolase, whose amino-acid sequence MPKAASEPMSPVGTAAQAAAAGTKRSGGPAAAEVGGLALDRTEAVEAAAARPRILSPADYGVPLPEWLQRCIEHVPPGAGDVCPRDAEALLASAFDFAYQLHDGQYRASGEPYIIHPIAVADLLRDIGASAGVIAAGFLHDVVEDTDVTPEEIEAHFGPEVRALVEGVTKLGGIHFTNHTQAQAENLRRMFLAMASDIRVVLVKLADRLHNMRTLGALKPEKQQRIARETREIYAPLANRLGIGRFKWELEDLAFKMLEPEAFRDVQQQVATKRSEREQRLAVTVQLLRDRLAAAGLQDCEVSGRPKHLYGIWSKMERQQKAFHEIYDVAALRILCPSLEACYRALAVVHDTFRPIPGRFKDYIGLPKPNGYQSLHTAVIGRHRPIEVQIRTSDMHQVAEYGIAAHWKYKEGGSPASTGGDTERFNWLRQLVDWQKEDGGEDSSDYLASIKEDLFDEEVFVFTPKGDVVGLRKGSTAVDFAFRIHSEVGNHCQGVRINDRLCPLATPLQNGDFVQVITAKNAHPSLDWLNFVATPTARNRIRQWYKRSHREDNIQRGTAMLERELGREGLDGLLNGEAMARVARRCNLVGTEDLLAALGFGGVTLHQVLNRLREEIRLATEAAAPVLSNEQVAAGVGAQATAVPLAPGSGAGSPILGVEGLEYRLGGCCSPLPGEPILGSVALGNHGITIHRQDCSNVAQVPLERRLPVRWNPAIDQGKRRYPVQLRIEVLDRVGVLKDILTRLSDHRINVSDARVRTAYDKPARIDLRVELMSASQLRTTMDQIRSMADVLDICRTGIG is encoded by the coding sequence ATGCCCAAGGCCGCCTCCGAACCGATGTCTCCTGTAGGGACGGCAGCCCAGGCTGCAGCTGCGGGCACGAAGCGGTCCGGTGGGCCAGCTGCAGCGGAGGTTGGAGGGCTGGCACTGGACAGGACCGAGGCCGTGGAAGCCGCGGCGGCGCGACCGCGAATTCTCAGCCCGGCCGATTACGGCGTTCCCCTGCCCGAGTGGTTGCAACGCTGTATCGAGCACGTCCCCCCTGGTGCGGGCGACGTCTGTCCCAGGGACGCCGAGGCCTTGCTGGCCTCGGCGTTTGACTTTGCCTACCAGCTCCACGATGGCCAGTACCGGGCCAGCGGCGAGCCCTACATCATTCATCCGATCGCCGTCGCGGATCTGCTGCGCGACATCGGTGCCAGCGCCGGGGTGATCGCTGCGGGCTTCCTGCACGACGTGGTGGAGGACACCGACGTCACCCCCGAGGAGATCGAGGCCCACTTCGGCCCCGAGGTGCGGGCCCTGGTGGAGGGCGTCACCAAGCTGGGCGGCATCCACTTCACCAACCACACCCAGGCCCAGGCGGAAAACCTGCGGCGCATGTTTCTGGCCATGGCCAGCGATATCCGCGTGGTGCTGGTGAAACTGGCCGACCGGCTGCACAACATGCGCACCCTCGGGGCGCTCAAGCCCGAGAAACAGCAGCGCATCGCCCGCGAGACCCGCGAGATCTATGCCCCCCTGGCCAACCGCCTCGGCATCGGACGCTTCAAGTGGGAACTGGAGGATCTGGCCTTCAAGATGCTTGAGCCGGAGGCCTTCCGGGATGTGCAGCAGCAGGTGGCCACCAAGCGCAGCGAGCGGGAGCAGCGGCTGGCGGTCACGGTGCAGCTGTTGCGTGATCGTCTTGCCGCCGCCGGTCTGCAGGACTGCGAGGTGAGCGGCAGGCCGAAGCACCTTTACGGCATCTGGAGCAAAATGGAGCGTCAGCAGAAGGCGTTCCACGAGATCTACGACGTGGCAGCCCTGCGGATCCTCTGCCCCAGCCTGGAAGCCTGCTACCGGGCCCTGGCGGTGGTGCATGACACCTTCCGCCCCATCCCTGGACGCTTCAAGGATTACATCGGTCTGCCCAAGCCGAATGGCTATCAGTCTCTGCATACGGCGGTGATCGGTCGGCATCGGCCGATCGAAGTGCAGATTCGCACCAGTGATATGCACCAGGTGGCTGAATATGGAATCGCCGCCCATTGGAAGTACAAGGAAGGGGGGTCACCGGCCTCCACTGGAGGCGACACCGAACGCTTCAACTGGCTGCGCCAGCTGGTGGATTGGCAGAAGGAGGATGGGGGAGAGGACAGCAGCGATTATCTGGCTTCAATCAAGGAAGACCTCTTCGATGAGGAGGTGTTCGTGTTCACGCCCAAGGGTGATGTCGTGGGGTTGCGCAAAGGATCCACGGCGGTGGATTTCGCCTTTCGCATCCACTCGGAGGTGGGCAATCACTGCCAGGGTGTGCGGATCAATGACCGCCTCTGTCCGCTGGCCACGCCGCTGCAGAATGGCGACTTCGTGCAGGTGATCACGGCCAAGAACGCCCACCCCAGCCTCGACTGGCTCAATTTCGTCGCCACCCCCACGGCACGGAATCGCATTCGTCAGTGGTACAAGCGCAGCCACCGGGAAGACAACATCCAGCGCGGCACGGCCATGCTGGAGCGTGAGCTGGGCCGCGAAGGACTGGATGGCCTGCTCAATGGCGAGGCCATGGCCCGGGTGGCGCGGCGCTGCAATCTGGTCGGCACCGAAGACCTGCTGGCGGCCCTTGGCTTTGGTGGGGTCACCCTGCACCAGGTGCTCAACCGGCTGCGGGAGGAGATCCGGCTCGCGACCGAAGCGGCGGCCCCGGTGCTCAGCAATGAGCAGGTCGCTGCCGGGGTCGGGGCGCAGGCAACCGCTGTCCCCCTGGCGCCAGGCAGCGGCGCCGGCAGTCCGATCCTCGGGGTGGAGGGTCTGGAATACCGGCTGGGAGGCTGCTGCAGTCCACTGCCTGGCGAGCCGATCCTGGGCAGTGTGGCCCTGGGCAACCACGGCATCACCATTCACCGGCAGGACTGTTCCAACGTGGCCCAGGTCCCCCTGGAGCGGCGGTTGCCGGTGCGCTGGAACCCAGCCATCGATCAGGGCAAGCGCCGCTATCCCGTGCAGCTGCGCATCGAGGTGCTGGATCGGGTGGGCGTGCTCAAGGACATCCTCACCCGCCTCTCGGATCACCGCATCAACGTCAGCGACGCCCGGGTGCGCACCGCCTACGACAAGCCGGCCCGCATTGATCTGCGGGTTGAACTGATGAGCGCCAGCCAGTTACGCACCACCATGGATCAGATCCGCTCCATGGCCGATGTGCTTGACATCTGCCGCACCGGCATTGGCTGA
- a CDS encoding DUF2062 domain-containing protein, protein MAPHFSQFRPHGSLVRLIQRAGVWLWHQEGSPGQRARGLAAGVFCGCFPFFGVQTLLGIALASVMRGNHLLAAAGTWISNPFTYVPLYWINYRIGSLLLGPGKGWPGLEVMRSEAIWQLGWSFVNRMLLGSLLMGLVAASLCGWTYWRWLQRHGNAPANLNDLTSS, encoded by the coding sequence ATGGCGCCGCACTTCTCCCAGTTTCGACCGCACGGATCCCTGGTGCGACTGATCCAGCGTGCCGGCGTCTGGCTCTGGCACCAGGAGGGCAGCCCAGGACAACGCGCCCGCGGCCTGGCGGCCGGGGTGTTCTGCGGCTGCTTCCCGTTCTTTGGTGTGCAGACCCTGCTGGGGATTGCTCTGGCCAGCGTGATGCGCGGCAACCACCTGCTGGCCGCAGCCGGCACCTGGATCAGCAACCCCTTCACCTATGTGCCGCTCTATTGGATCAACTACAGAATCGGCTCACTTCTGCTTGGACCCGGCAAGGGATGGCCGGGGCTGGAGGTGATGCGAAGCGAAGCGATCTGGCAGCTGGGCTGGTCGTTCGTCAACCGGATGTTGCTGGGCTCGCTGCTGATGGGCCTGGTGGCGGCCAGTCTCTGCGGCTGGACCTATTGGCGCTGGCTGCAGCGCCATGGCAACGCCCCGGCAAACCTGAACGACCTCACAAGTTCGTGA
- the mnmE gene encoding tRNA uridine-5-carboxymethylaminomethyl(34) synthesis GTPase MnmE, whose product MSGPEAEPIGRSLFRAPGQQTWDSHRVLYGHVVDPASGERVDEALLLLMRAPRSFTRETVVELHCHGGLMAVQRVLELVLAAGARRALPGEFSQRAFLNGRLDLTRAEAVSEMITARSRRAAQLAMAGLDGGLQSRIAGLREQLLDQLAELEARVDFEEDLPPLDAAAVVAALAGVGEQLEALVREARQGELLREGLRVAIVGCPNVGKSSLLNRLSQRERAIVTDLPGTTRDLLESELVLGGVPLTLLDTAGIRPTHDRVEQLGIARSRAALAAADGVLLLFDLEAGWTAADQELLEQVPEAVPLLVVGNKADAAGVNAGAIPPGNLPTTAPADVAISALSGDGCEALAQLLLQRCGAGEAQGLQVALNARQRDLAAVAAASLERSLEAAGQQLPWDFWTIDLRAAVRALGEITGEEVSEAVLDRVFARFCIGK is encoded by the coding sequence ATGTCCGGACCCGAGGCGGAGCCGATCGGCCGGTCGCTGTTCCGGGCGCCTGGCCAGCAGACCTGGGACAGCCATCGGGTGCTCTACGGCCACGTGGTCGACCCGGCCAGTGGGGAGCGCGTCGACGAGGCCCTGCTGCTGCTGATGCGCGCTCCGCGCAGCTTCACCCGCGAAACCGTGGTGGAACTTCATTGCCACGGGGGCCTGATGGCGGTGCAGCGGGTGCTGGAGCTGGTGCTGGCGGCCGGGGCTCGGCGTGCCTTGCCAGGGGAATTCAGCCAGCGGGCCTTCCTCAACGGTCGGCTCGATCTCACCCGCGCCGAGGCTGTGAGCGAGATGATCACCGCCCGCAGTCGCCGGGCCGCCCAGCTGGCCATGGCCGGCCTGGACGGGGGACTGCAGTCCCGCATCGCAGGGCTGCGTGAGCAGCTGCTCGATCAGCTGGCCGAGCTGGAGGCCCGGGTGGACTTCGAGGAGGATCTGCCACCCCTGGATGCCGCCGCCGTGGTCGCCGCCCTGGCGGGGGTGGGCGAGCAGCTGGAGGCCCTGGTGCGGGAGGCGCGCCAGGGGGAGCTGCTGCGGGAGGGCCTGCGGGTGGCGATCGTGGGCTGCCCCAATGTGGGGAAATCCAGCCTGCTCAACCGGCTCAGCCAGCGGGAGCGGGCGATCGTGACCGATCTGCCGGGCACCACCCGCGATCTGCTCGAAAGCGAGCTGGTGCTCGGCGGCGTGCCCCTCACCCTGCTCGATACCGCCGGCATCCGCCCCACCCACGACCGGGTCGAGCAGCTCGGCATCGCCCGCAGCCGCGCCGCCCTGGCCGCGGCGGATGGGGTGCTGCTGCTGTTCGACCTTGAGGCCGGCTGGACCGCCGCTGATCAGGAGTTGCTGGAGCAGGTGCCCGAGGCGGTGCCGCTGCTGGTGGTGGGCAACAAGGCCGATGCGGCCGGCGTGAACGCCGGTGCGATCCCTCCTGGGAATTTGCCCACGACGGCGCCCGCCGATGTGGCGATCAGTGCCCTCAGTGGCGACGGCTGCGAGGCCCTGGCCCAGCTGCTGCTGCAGCGCTGTGGAGCCGGTGAGGCGCAGGGGCTGCAGGTGGCCCTCAATGCCCGCCAGCGGGATCTGGCGGCGGTGGCCGCCGCCAGCCTGGAGCGCAGCCTCGAGGCGGCGGGTCAGCAGCTGCCATGGGATTTCTGGACCATCGATCTGCGGGCGGCGGTGCGGGCCCTCGGTGAGATCACCGGTGAGGAGGTGAGCGAAGCGGTGCTCGATCGGGTGTTTGCGCGCTTCTGCATCGGCAAGTGA
- the nadC gene encoding carboxylating nicotinate-nucleotide diphosphorylase, with amino-acid sequence MPHLPVTPELEAQLRAWLAEDIGRGDLTAPALRGRQGHAHWIAKQPGVLCGAVLAEALFGLLDPQMRVRRLVEEGEAVQAGQQLLELEGAAEALVAGERTALNLAMRLSGIATATAALVATLAGTGVRLADTRKTTPGLRLLEKYAVRCGGGLNHRLGLDDAAMLKENHLAWAGGVTPAVAAVRAQAPWPAAVIVEAETAREAEAAVAAGADGVLLDEFSPDQLHELVPRLREQALAAAVAGHGRGRVVLEASGIAPEQLRAYAATGIDLISTSAPITRSAWLDLSMRFDPVVA; translated from the coding sequence ATGCCGCACCTGCCTGTCACGCCGGAGCTCGAGGCCCAGCTGCGCGCCTGGCTGGCGGAGGACATCGGCCGCGGTGATCTCACCGCTCCAGCACTGCGGGGGCGCCAGGGGCATGCCCACTGGATCGCCAAACAGCCTGGGGTGCTCTGCGGAGCCGTGCTGGCGGAGGCCCTGTTCGGCCTGCTCGATCCCCAGATGCGGGTGCGGCGTCTGGTGGAAGAGGGGGAGGCGGTGCAGGCGGGTCAGCAGCTGCTGGAACTGGAGGGGGCGGCTGAAGCCCTGGTGGCCGGGGAGCGCACCGCCTTGAACCTGGCGATGCGACTTTCCGGCATCGCCACCGCCACCGCCGCCCTGGTGGCGACGCTGGCGGGCACAGGCGTGCGCCTGGCCGACACCCGCAAGACCACGCCTGGCCTGCGGCTGCTGGAGAAGTACGCCGTGCGCTGCGGTGGCGGTCTGAACCACCGCCTCGGCCTTGATGATGCCGCCATGCTCAAGGAGAACCATCTCGCCTGGGCCGGTGGTGTGACCCCCGCCGTGGCGGCGGTGCGCGCCCAGGCGCCCTGGCCGGCGGCGGTGATCGTGGAGGCCGAAACCGCCCGCGAAGCCGAAGCCGCCGTGGCCGCCGGTGCCGATGGGGTGCTGCTGGATGAATTCAGCCCCGATCAGCTGCATGAGCTGGTGCCCCGCCTGCGCGAACAGGCCCTGGCCGCCGCCGTCGCGGGGCACGGCAGGGGGCGGGTCGTGCTGGAGGCCTCCGGCATCGCCCCGGAGCAGTTGCGGGCCTATGCCGCCACCGGCATCGATCTGATCTCCACCAGTGCACCGATCACCCGCTCGGCCTGGCTGGACCTGAGCATGCGCTTCGATCCTGTCGTCGCCTGA
- the grrP gene encoding extracellular substrate binding-like orphan protein GrrP, producing the protein MPRPHRSGRRRWLASTALTLLTLAWTPLARAQTKAQPEGVVDRVARTGELVLVGPSDLAPLVSVDAQGQPIGYGVEVARRIQAELASAVGRPVKLRFEAVTNPGDLGQRLAEGKADLACGLPFSWERDMWIDYSLPIGISGLRLLAPAGRLDGSPESLAGRRIGVVSESLAATELQGIQPEAKAVDFPSLAAAVAALKAGQVDGVIGDTALLASLAGGPASPPLVLTPEVPYENYALACVLPENDSAFRNLVNLAIARFLQGYLDGQNDAVTAVHRWVGPGSALNRSPEQIRTYYESVLLGVEAIRPLPPAKSSAQPTP; encoded by the coding sequence TTGCCGCGACCTCACCGTTCAGGCCGCCGCCGCTGGCTGGCCTCCACCGCTCTGACACTGCTCACGCTTGCCTGGACGCCGCTGGCCCGGGCCCAGACCAAGGCCCAGCCTGAGGGGGTCGTCGATCGGGTTGCTCGCACCGGAGAGCTGGTTCTGGTCGGCCCGTCGGATCTGGCGCCCCTGGTCTCCGTCGACGCCCAGGGCCAGCCGATCGGTTACGGCGTCGAGGTGGCGCGTCGCATTCAGGCCGAGCTGGCCTCCGCGGTGGGACGTCCGGTGAAACTGCGCTTCGAGGCGGTGACCAACCCAGGCGACCTGGGTCAACGCCTCGCCGAGGGCAAGGCTGATCTGGCCTGCGGGCTGCCGTTCAGCTGGGAGCGGGACATGTGGATCGATTACTCCCTGCCGATCGGGATTTCCGGCCTGCGGCTGCTGGCCCCCGCCGGGCGCCTGGATGGTTCGCCCGAATCGCTGGCGGGCCGCCGGATCGGCGTGGTGAGCGAATCCCTGGCCGCCACCGAACTGCAGGGCATTCAGCCTGAGGCCAAGGCGGTGGACTTCCCCTCCCTGGCCGCGGCGGTGGCTGCCTTGAAGGCCGGACAGGTGGATGGGGTGATCGGCGACACGGCCCTGCTGGCCAGCCTCGCCGGGGGTCCAGCGTCTCCTCCCCTGGTGCTGACGCCCGAGGTTCCTTACGAAAACTATGCGCTGGCCTGTGTTCTCCCCGAGAACGATTCGGCCTTCCGCAATCTGGTCAACCTGGCGATCGCCCGCTTCCTGCAGGGCTACCTCGATGGCCAGAATGATGCGGTCACGGCCGTCCATCGCTGGGTTGGCCCGGGCAGTGCCCTGAACCGATCCCCGGAGCAGATCCGCACCTACTACGAGTCGGTGTTGCTGGGTGTGGAGGCCATCAGGCCGCTGCCACCGGCCAAGTCGTCGGCACAGCCCACCCCCTGA
- the grrA gene encoding GrrA/OscA1 family cyclophane-containing rSAM-modified RiPP — MAFLSRSRLFGLLLIMASLPMDPGAALALGAGSRQEPLDDPPPQGSVEARLRRIAAAMREQQGEEVMDSTTTSIPEGAISAIFVNAPGIGWANGGGFRNGGFYNGGFRNGGFGNGGFRNGGFRNGGGFRNGGFRNHW; from the coding sequence ATGGCGTTCCTTTCCCGTTCCCGTCTGTTCGGCCTCCTGCTGATCATGGCGTCGTTGCCCATGGATCCAGGGGCGGCCCTTGCCCTGGGGGCCGGCAGTCGTCAGGAGCCGCTGGACGATCCGCCGCCGCAGGGAAGCGTTGAGGCTCGCCTGCGTCGCATCGCCGCCGCCATGCGGGAACAGCAGGGAGAGGAGGTGATGGACTCCACCACCACGTCCATCCCCGAGGGGGCGATTTCGGCGATCTTCGTCAATGCTCCCGGGATTGGCTGGGCCAATGGCGGCGGCTTCCGCAACGGCGGTTTTTATAACGGCGGCTTCCGCAATGGGGGCTTCGGTAATGGCGGTTTCCGCAACGGCGGTTTCCGCAACGGGGGGGGATTCCGTAACGGGGGCTTCCGCAATCACTGGTGA
- the grrM gene encoding cyclophane-forming radical SAM/SPASM peptide maturase GrrM/OscB has protein sequence MHEPLPGRFGPVRLLVVQPTPFCNLDCDYCYLPSRNDRRRISLDILEAALERVLESPYVDGGFTLLWHAGEPLTMPIAFYDAATECLERVLARHGLPPDTIHQSLQTNATVIDDAWCDCFERNGIHVGVSMDGPAFLHDAHRVTRTGKPTHGAVMRGIAHLQQRGIPFQVICVLTADALDHAEAIYRFFTDHGIEDVGFNMEETEGENLQSTLERPDGERRYRVFLEHLWQRTRAEPERLRVREFDGVTSLACADARMEQTDMNTPFVIVNVDARGNFSTFDPELLSVSTAEYGDFSFGNVLTGSLEASVATDKFQMVHREIAAGVARCRRDCDYFGLCGGGAGSNKYWEHGSFDCSVTQACRYRIQLVADVVLAGMEEELGLSV, from the coding sequence TTGCATGAGCCGTTGCCTGGGCGATTCGGCCCCGTGCGTCTGCTGGTGGTGCAGCCCACCCCGTTCTGCAACCTCGACTGCGACTACTGCTATCTGCCCAGCCGCAACGACCGCCGCCGGATCTCCCTGGACATCCTGGAGGCAGCGCTGGAGCGGGTGCTTGAGAGCCCCTATGTCGATGGTGGTTTCACCCTGCTCTGGCATGCGGGGGAGCCGCTCACCATGCCGATCGCGTTCTACGACGCGGCCACTGAATGTCTTGAACGTGTGCTGGCGCGCCATGGACTGCCGCCCGACACGATCCACCAATCGTTGCAGACCAACGCCACGGTGATCGACGATGCCTGGTGCGATTGCTTTGAACGCAACGGCATCCATGTGGGCGTGAGCATGGATGGTCCCGCTTTTCTGCACGACGCCCATCGCGTCACCCGCACCGGCAAGCCCACCCATGGCGCTGTGATGCGCGGGATCGCCCATCTGCAGCAGCGCGGCATTCCCTTCCAGGTGATCTGCGTGCTCACGGCCGATGCTCTCGACCACGCCGAGGCCATTTACCGCTTCTTCACCGATCACGGCATCGAGGACGTGGGCTTCAACATGGAGGAAACCGAGGGCGAAAACCTCCAGTCCACCCTGGAGCGCCCCGATGGAGAGCGCCGCTATCGCGTCTTCCTGGAGCATCTCTGGCAGCGGACCCGGGCCGAACCGGAGCGGCTGCGGGTGCGCGAGTTCGACGGTGTCACCAGCCTTGCCTGCGCCGACGCCCGGATGGAACAGACGGATATGAACACGCCCTTTGTGATCGTGAACGTGGATGCCAGGGGTAACTTCTCCACCTTTGATCCGGAGCTGTTGTCGGTCTCCACGGCGGAATACGGCGACTTTTCCTTCGGCAATGTGCTCACCGGCAGCCTCGAAGCGTCGGTCGCCACCGACAAGTTTCAGATGGTCCACCGGGAGATCGCCGCCGGTGTCGCGCGTTGCCGCCGGGACTGTGACTATTTCGGGCTGTGCGGCGGTGGCGCCGGCAGCAACAAGTACTGGGAGCACGGCAGCTTCGACTGCAGTGTCACGCAGGCCTGCCGCTACCGCATCCAGCTGGTGGCCGATGTGGTGCTGGCCGGCATGGAGGAGGAACTGGGCCTGAGTGTCTGA
- a CDS encoding Hsp20/alpha crystallin family protein, with protein sequence MALLKRESLKDVEDLFDRYPLSLPWPFGRSGSSLSTMALSDWQPRVDISESASGYEVRADIPGVCKEDLRVTLQDGILTIQGERHQEKKEDSERLHRVERVYGSFSRSFHLPEDADATAMQAAAKDGQLTVTVPRRESAPSEEPVQIPVQ encoded by the coding sequence ATGGCTCTCTTGAAACGAGAATCCCTCAAGGACGTTGAGGATCTGTTCGATCGCTACCCCCTGTCGCTCCCATGGCCCTTCGGGCGGAGTGGCTCCAGTCTCTCGACCATGGCCCTGAGCGACTGGCAGCCCCGGGTGGATATCTCCGAATCCGCCAGTGGCTACGAGGTGCGAGCCGACATCCCCGGAGTCTGCAAGGAAGACCTGCGGGTGACCCTCCAGGATGGGATCCTCACCATCCAGGGGGAGCGCCACCAGGAGAAGAAGGAGGACTCCGAACGTCTGCATCGGGTCGAGCGTGTCTACGGAAGCTTCAGCCGCAGTTTCCACCTGCCGGAAGATGCCGATGCGACAGCGATGCAGGCCGCGGCAAAGGACGGACAACTCACTGTGACCGTGCCGCGCAGGGAGTCTGCACCCAGTGAGGAACCGGTTCAGATTCCGGTTCAGTGA